A portion of the Carya illinoinensis cultivar Pawnee chromosome 11, C.illinoinensisPawnee_v1, whole genome shotgun sequence genome contains these proteins:
- the LOC122281939 gene encoding eyes absent homolog isoform X1, protein MAFTLSCCPSLLSLNCLFFLINQKFASSAAAPATPSAPCCFFDAKIDNIMGDNLHVPHEETKGIVEDTVDGRLDVYIWDMDETLILLKSLLNGMYAEAFNGLKDVQKGVEIGKMWEKHILDLCDSHFFYEQIENYNKPFLDALLQYDDGKDLSGYKFDQDGFGPPHDDDNKRKLAYRHRYIAQKYEKGLHNFFDQETTKLWDELYDVTDKYTDRWLSSARAFLEQCSSGKKDAMSSVASAVGAVDSSDSNYQQVNVLVTSGSLIPSLVKCLLFRLDGIITHGNVYSSWEVGKVQCFQWIKERFSCSNVRFCVIGDGWEECEAAQAMRWPFVKIDLRPGSSHRFPGLTLRTVGYYFSVVYGSPDAEDDKD, encoded by the exons ATGGCCTTTACCCTGTCCTGTTGCCCATCTCTGTTGTCGCTCAACTGCTTGTTCTTCCTCATAAATCAGAAGTTTGCTTCATCGGCTGCTGCCCCAGCTACTCCCTCCGCTCCAT GTTGCTTCTTTGATGCCAAAATAGACAACATCATGGGTGATAATCTGCATGTTCCACACGAAGAAACAAAAGGGATTGTTGAAGACACCGTGGATGGGAGACtagatgtatatatatgggACATGGATGAGACACTTATACTGCTCAAGTCCTTGTTGAATGGGATGTATGCTGAGGCTTTCAATGGTTTGAAGGACGTGCAGAAGGGTGTAGAAATCGGGAAGATGTGGGAGAAACATATTCTTGATTTGTGTGACAGTCATTTCTTCTATGAACAA ATTGAGAACTACAATAAGCCGTTTCTTGATGCATTGCTCCAATATGATGACGGGAAGGATCTTTCTGGTTACAAATTTGACCAAGATGGGTTTGGTCCACCACATGATGATGACAACAAAAGGAAACTAGCCTACAGGCACAGATACATAgcccaaaaatatgaaaag ggcTTGCATAACTTTTTTGATCAAGAGACAACGAAACTCTGGGATGAATTGTATGATGTCACTGATAAGTATACAGATAGATGGCTTTCGTCAG cacgaGCCTTCTTGGAGCAGTGTTCAAGTGGGAAGAAAGACGCAATGTCTTCTGTTGCCTCTGCTGTTGGCGCCGTTGACTCTTCTGATTCAAATTATCAGCAGGTTAATGTTTTAGTGACTTCTGGGTCACTAATACCCAGCCTTGTCAAATGCTTGCTCTTTCGTCTTGATGGTATAATAACACATGGAAATG TTTACAGCTCATGGGAAGTGGGGAAAGTCCAATGTTTTCAATGGATCAAGGAGCGTTTTAGCTGTTCAAATGTTCGTTTTTGTGTAATTGGGGATGGATGGGAAGAATGTGAAGCTGCACAAGCCATGAGATGGCCGTTTGTTAAGATTGATCTGCGACCAGGCAGTTCTCACAGGTTTCCTGGCCTCACATTGAGAACAGTAGGTTACTATTTCTCTGTTGTATATGGAAGCCCCGATGCTGAAGATGACAAAGATTAA
- the LOC122281939 gene encoding eyes absent homolog isoform X2: protein MAFTLSCCPSLLSLNCLFFLINQKFASSAAAPATPSAPYNIMGDNLHVPHEETKGIVEDTVDGRLDVYIWDMDETLILLKSLLNGMYAEAFNGLKDVQKGVEIGKMWEKHILDLCDSHFFYEQIENYNKPFLDALLQYDDGKDLSGYKFDQDGFGPPHDDDNKRKLAYRHRYIAQKYEKGLHNFFDQETTKLWDELYDVTDKYTDRWLSSARAFLEQCSSGKKDAMSSVASAVGAVDSSDSNYQQVNVLVTSGSLIPSLVKCLLFRLDGIITHGNVYSSWEVGKVQCFQWIKERFSCSNVRFCVIGDGWEECEAAQAMRWPFVKIDLRPGSSHRFPGLTLRTVGYYFSVVYGSPDAEDDKD, encoded by the exons ATGGCCTTTACCCTGTCCTGTTGCCCATCTCTGTTGTCGCTCAACTGCTTGTTCTTCCTCATAAATCAGAAGTTTGCTTCATCGGCTGCTGCCCCAGCTACTCCCTCCGCTCCAT ACAACATCATGGGTGATAATCTGCATGTTCCACACGAAGAAACAAAAGGGATTGTTGAAGACACCGTGGATGGGAGACtagatgtatatatatgggACATGGATGAGACACTTATACTGCTCAAGTCCTTGTTGAATGGGATGTATGCTGAGGCTTTCAATGGTTTGAAGGACGTGCAGAAGGGTGTAGAAATCGGGAAGATGTGGGAGAAACATATTCTTGATTTGTGTGACAGTCATTTCTTCTATGAACAA ATTGAGAACTACAATAAGCCGTTTCTTGATGCATTGCTCCAATATGATGACGGGAAGGATCTTTCTGGTTACAAATTTGACCAAGATGGGTTTGGTCCACCACATGATGATGACAACAAAAGGAAACTAGCCTACAGGCACAGATACATAgcccaaaaatatgaaaag ggcTTGCATAACTTTTTTGATCAAGAGACAACGAAACTCTGGGATGAATTGTATGATGTCACTGATAAGTATACAGATAGATGGCTTTCGTCAG cacgaGCCTTCTTGGAGCAGTGTTCAAGTGGGAAGAAAGACGCAATGTCTTCTGTTGCCTCTGCTGTTGGCGCCGTTGACTCTTCTGATTCAAATTATCAGCAGGTTAATGTTTTAGTGACTTCTGGGTCACTAATACCCAGCCTTGTCAAATGCTTGCTCTTTCGTCTTGATGGTATAATAACACATGGAAATG TTTACAGCTCATGGGAAGTGGGGAAAGTCCAATGTTTTCAATGGATCAAGGAGCGTTTTAGCTGTTCAAATGTTCGTTTTTGTGTAATTGGGGATGGATGGGAAGAATGTGAAGCTGCACAAGCCATGAGATGGCCGTTTGTTAAGATTGATCTGCGACCAGGCAGTTCTCACAGGTTTCCTGGCCTCACATTGAGAACAGTAGGTTACTATTTCTCTGTTGTATATGGAAGCCCCGATGCTGAAGATGACAAAGATTAA
- the LOC122281939 gene encoding eyes absent homolog isoform X3, translated as MGDNLHVPHEETKGIVEDTVDGRLDVYIWDMDETLILLKSLLNGMYAEAFNGLKDVQKGVEIGKMWEKHILDLCDSHFFYEQIENYNKPFLDALLQYDDGKDLSGYKFDQDGFGPPHDDDNKRKLAYRHRYIAQKYEKGLHNFFDQETTKLWDELYDVTDKYTDRWLSSARAFLEQCSSGKKDAMSSVASAVGAVDSSDSNYQQVNVLVTSGSLIPSLVKCLLFRLDGIITHGNVYSSWEVGKVQCFQWIKERFSCSNVRFCVIGDGWEECEAAQAMRWPFVKIDLRPGSSHRFPGLTLRTVGYYFSVVYGSPDAEDDKD; from the exons ATGGGTGATAATCTGCATGTTCCACACGAAGAAACAAAAGGGATTGTTGAAGACACCGTGGATGGGAGACtagatgtatatatatgggACATGGATGAGACACTTATACTGCTCAAGTCCTTGTTGAATGGGATGTATGCTGAGGCTTTCAATGGTTTGAAGGACGTGCAGAAGGGTGTAGAAATCGGGAAGATGTGGGAGAAACATATTCTTGATTTGTGTGACAGTCATTTCTTCTATGAACAA ATTGAGAACTACAATAAGCCGTTTCTTGATGCATTGCTCCAATATGATGACGGGAAGGATCTTTCTGGTTACAAATTTGACCAAGATGGGTTTGGTCCACCACATGATGATGACAACAAAAGGAAACTAGCCTACAGGCACAGATACATAgcccaaaaatatgaaaag ggcTTGCATAACTTTTTTGATCAAGAGACAACGAAACTCTGGGATGAATTGTATGATGTCACTGATAAGTATACAGATAGATGGCTTTCGTCAG cacgaGCCTTCTTGGAGCAGTGTTCAAGTGGGAAGAAAGACGCAATGTCTTCTGTTGCCTCTGCTGTTGGCGCCGTTGACTCTTCTGATTCAAATTATCAGCAGGTTAATGTTTTAGTGACTTCTGGGTCACTAATACCCAGCCTTGTCAAATGCTTGCTCTTTCGTCTTGATGGTATAATAACACATGGAAATG TTTACAGCTCATGGGAAGTGGGGAAAGTCCAATGTTTTCAATGGATCAAGGAGCGTTTTAGCTGTTCAAATGTTCGTTTTTGTGTAATTGGGGATGGATGGGAAGAATGTGAAGCTGCACAAGCCATGAGATGGCCGTTTGTTAAGATTGATCTGCGACCAGGCAGTTCTCACAGGTTTCCTGGCCTCACATTGAGAACAGTAGGTTACTATTTCTCTGTTGTATATGGAAGCCCCGATGCTGAAGATGACAAAGATTAA